The following proteins are co-located in the Streptomyces bottropensis ATCC 25435 genome:
- a CDS encoding SsgA family sporulation/cell division regulator: protein MRESVQAEVMMSFLVSEELSFRIPVELRYETCDPYAVRLTFHLPGDAPVTWAFGRELLIDGVGRPCGDGDVHIAPADPETFGEVLIRLQVGTDQAMFRVGTAPLVAFLDRTDKLVPLGQERSLADFDTLLDEALDRILAEEQSAG, encoded by the coding sequence ATGCGCGAGTCGGTACAGGCAGAGGTCATGATGAGCTTTCTCGTCTCGGAGGAGCTCTCCTTCCGCATCCCGGTGGAGCTCCGTTATGAGACCTGCGATCCCTATGCCGTGCGGCTGACCTTCCACCTGCCCGGCGATGCCCCGGTGACCTGGGCCTTCGGACGGGAGCTGCTCATCGACGGCGTCGGGCGGCCGTGCGGCGACGGGGACGTGCACATCGCCCCCGCCGATCCGGAGACGTTCGGGGAGGTCCTGATCCGGCTTCAGGTGGGCACCGACCAGGCGATGTTCCGGGTCGGCACGGCGCCGCTGGTGGCCTTCCTCGACCGTACGGACAAGCTTGTGCCGCTGGGGCAGGAGCGCTCCCTCGCCGACTTCGACACGCTGCTCGACGAGGCTCTGGACCGCATCCTGGCGGAGGAGCAGAGCGCGGGATGA
- a CDS encoding IclR family transcriptional regulator yields MRLLEAVAEREHGAPAKQLARDAGLALPTAYHLLRTLVHEGYLRREKGLFFLGEAAERLSSSGAQQKRRSTVGEALAHWRDTLGVPVYFAIYRDGEIEVKCVADSPNTPAVEEWADFRETGHAHAIGQCLLSQLSDEDRRDHLERYPVQSLTPYTVRDDETLLRRLGRMGRMEPVVERQEYALGTVCAALPITAGSTAGTLAISLPSHQADRLLPLARQLQTEIGKLLGTLAISISI; encoded by the coding sequence ATGCGACTGCTGGAAGCCGTCGCCGAGCGAGAACACGGAGCGCCCGCGAAGCAGTTGGCGCGGGATGCCGGGCTAGCGCTGCCCACGGCCTACCACCTGCTGCGCACCCTGGTCCATGAGGGCTATCTCCGCCGGGAGAAGGGGCTGTTCTTCCTGGGTGAGGCGGCCGAGCGGCTGAGCAGCAGCGGAGCGCAGCAGAAACGTCGCAGCACGGTGGGTGAGGCCCTGGCGCACTGGCGGGACACCCTCGGCGTGCCGGTGTACTTCGCGATCTACCGGGACGGCGAGATCGAGGTCAAGTGCGTCGCGGACAGCCCCAACACCCCGGCGGTCGAGGAGTGGGCCGACTTCCGGGAGACCGGTCACGCGCACGCCATCGGGCAGTGTCTGCTGTCCCAGCTGAGCGACGAGGACCGCCGCGACCACCTGGAGCGCTATCCGGTGCAGTCGCTGACCCCCTACACGGTCCGTGACGACGAGACGCTGCTAAGGCGCCTCGGGCGGATGGGGAGGATGGAACCGGTCGTGGAGCGGCAGGAGTACGCCCTGGGGACGGTCTGCGCCGCTCTTCCCATCACGGCGGGGTCGACCGCCGGCACTCTCGCCATCTCGCTGCCCTCGCACCAGGCGGACCGACTGCTGCCCCTCGCCCGTCAGTTGCAGACCGAGATCGGGAAGCTGCTAGGGACACTCGCGATCTCTATCAGCATCTGA
- a CDS encoding LysR family transcriptional regulator yields MDLALLRTFVTVHRAGSFTRAAALLGLSQPAVTSQIRTLERQLGRPLFLRQARGVTPTTIGDELAHKAAPHLDALVEIAETGLDDDSSLRTLHLAGPLEFTAERALPALTELTGDDGQGFALRVSFGNSDKTLEGLAAGHHDLAITTAQARGPLLSATPLCDEEHVLIAAPRWADEIGPERPCRKGAHLLEGLPVVEVHESMPFVTRYWASVFDARPTASGTVVVPDLRAVLACAVSGAGLAVLPRYLCATALDRGDVVTLLEPAVPPLRTYFLVVRTGTLALPHIARAHEWLMRAAASWS; encoded by the coding sequence ATGGATCTGGCCTTACTGCGGACCTTCGTGACCGTGCACCGGGCCGGCTCCTTCACCCGTGCCGCCGCCCTGCTCGGCCTCTCGCAGCCGGCCGTAACCTCGCAGATACGCACCCTGGAGCGTCAGCTGGGCCGCCCCCTCTTCCTTCGCCAGGCACGCGGAGTGACGCCGACGACCATTGGCGACGAGCTGGCCCACAAGGCGGCCCCGCATCTCGACGCGCTGGTGGAGATCGCCGAGACCGGCCTCGACGACGACTCCTCCTTACGAACCCTCCATCTCGCCGGCCCACTGGAGTTCACCGCCGAGCGGGCTCTGCCTGCCCTCACCGAGCTGACCGGGGACGACGGCCAGGGCTTCGCGCTGCGGGTCTCCTTCGGCAACTCCGACAAGACGCTGGAGGGTCTCGCCGCCGGCCACCACGACCTGGCCATCACCACCGCCCAGGCCCGCGGCCCCCTGCTCAGCGCGACCCCTCTCTGCGACGAGGAGCACGTTCTGATCGCCGCCCCGCGCTGGGCGGACGAGATCGGGCCCGAGAGGCCGTGCCGCAAGGGAGCACACCTGCTGGAGGGGCTTCCCGTCGTCGAGGTACACGAGTCAATGCCCTTCGTCACCCGATACTGGGCGTCGGTCTTCGACGCCCGGCCCACGGCTTCCGGCACCGTCGTCGTCCCGGACCTGCGGGCGGTCCTGGCCTGTGCCGTCTCCGGCGCCGGACTTGCCGTGCTGCCGCGCTATCTGTGCGCCACCGCTCTGGACCGCGGTGACGTGGTCACGCTCCTGGAGCCCGCGGTGCCGCCGCTACGGACCTACTTCCTCGTGGTCCGGACCGGAACGCTGGCCTTGCCGCACATCGCGCGGGCGCATGAATGGCTGATGAGGGCCGCCGCGAGCTGGTCCTGA
- the thiC gene encoding phosphomethylpyrimidine synthase ThiC — MTIEDTRTPASSQPDGASVSSEGGHNEGEQPLESGKSIGWHKAYIEGSRPDLRVPVRQVHLTNGQSVTLYDTSGPYTDPTAETDVRRGLLPLRENWIIGRGDTEEYAGRPVRPEDDGIKHTSPRGGLRNLDAVFPGRPRQPRRSRDGRAVTQLAYARRGEITPEMEYVAIRENVSPEVVREEIAAGRAVLPANINHPEIEPMIIGKRFLVKVNANIGNSAVTSSIEEEVEKMTWATRWGADTVMDLSTGRNIHTTREWVLRNSPVPIGTVPLYQALEKVDGRAEELTWDIYKDTVIEQAEQGVDYMTVHAGVRLAYVPLTANRKTGIVSRGGSIMAAWCLAHHKESFLYENFPELCEILAAYDVTYSLGDGLRPGSIADANDEAQFAELRTLGELNSIAKSFHVQTMIEGPGHVPMHKIKENIDLQQEICDEAPFYTLGPLTTDVAPAYDHITSGIGAAMIAWWGTAMLCYVTPKEHLGLPNRDDVKTGVITYKIAAHAADLAKGHPGAQAWDDALSDARFEFRWEDQFNLALDPDTAREFHDETLPAEPAKTAHFCSMCGPKFCSMKISHSITERFGGAAAEGASQKEIAEGMLQKSKEFAQSGNRVYLPLAE; from the coding sequence ATGACCATCGAGGACACACGCACGCCTGCCTCCAGCCAGCCGGACGGGGCATCCGTCTCGTCCGAGGGCGGACACAACGAGGGTGAACAGCCACTGGAGTCCGGGAAGTCCATCGGCTGGCACAAGGCGTACATCGAGGGCTCGCGCCCCGATCTGCGGGTGCCGGTCCGCCAGGTGCACCTGACCAACGGACAATCCGTCACCCTGTACGACACCTCCGGCCCGTACACCGATCCGACAGCGGAGACCGACGTCCGGCGAGGACTGCTTCCCCTTCGCGAGAACTGGATCATCGGCCGAGGAGACACCGAGGAGTACGCGGGCCGGCCCGTGCGCCCCGAGGACGACGGGATCAAGCACACCTCGCCGCGTGGCGGACTGCGCAACCTCGACGCGGTGTTCCCGGGGCGGCCACGCCAGCCGCGCCGTAGCCGTGACGGCCGGGCGGTGACCCAGCTCGCGTACGCGCGGCGCGGCGAGATCACCCCCGAGATGGAGTACGTGGCCATACGGGAGAACGTCTCGCCCGAGGTCGTACGTGAGGAGATCGCCGCAGGCAGGGCCGTACTGCCAGCGAACATCAATCACCCCGAGATCGAGCCGATGATCATCGGCAAGCGATTCCTGGTGAAGGTCAACGCCAACATCGGCAACTCCGCGGTCACCTCCTCCATCGAGGAGGAGGTCGAGAAGATGACCTGGGCGACCCGCTGGGGAGCCGACACGGTCATGGACCTGTCCACGGGCCGGAACATCCACACCACCCGCGAGTGGGTGCTGCGCAACTCCCCCGTTCCCATCGGTACCGTGCCGCTCTACCAGGCGCTGGAGAAGGTCGACGGCCGAGCCGAGGAGCTGACCTGGGACATCTACAAGGACACGGTCATCGAGCAGGCTGAACAGGGCGTGGACTACATGACCGTCCACGCGGGCGTGCGACTGGCGTACGTACCGCTCACCGCGAACCGCAAGACCGGCATCGTCTCCCGCGGCGGCTCGATCATGGCGGCCTGGTGCCTGGCGCACCACAAGGAGTCGTTCCTCTACGAGAACTTCCCGGAGCTGTGCGAGATCCTCGCCGCCTACGACGTCACGTACTCCCTCGGTGATGGCCTTCGCCCGGGATCCATCGCGGATGCCAACGACGAGGCCCAGTTCGCGGAGTTGCGCACGCTGGGGGAACTGAACTCCATCGCCAAGAGTTTTCACGTACAGACGATGATCGAGGGCCCGGGACATGTCCCGATGCACAAGATCAAGGAGAACATCGACCTGCAGCAGGAGATCTGCGATGAGGCTCCGTTCTATACGCTCGGCCCGCTGACCACGGACGTCGCCCCTGCGTACGACCACATCACCTCGGGCATCGGTGCCGCGATGATCGCGTGGTGGGGCACCGCGATGCTCTGCTACGTGACACCCAAGGAGCACCTGGGTCTGCCCAACCGCGACGACGTGAAGACCGGCGTCATCACCTACAAGATCGCGGCTCATGCGGCGGACCTGGCCAAGGGGCACCCGGGTGCACAGGCGTGGGACGACGCGTTGTCGGACGCCCGCTTCGAGTTCCGCTGGGAGGACCAGTTCAACCTGGCCCTCGATCCCGACACGGCTCGTGAGTTCCACGACGAGACGCTGCCGGCGGAGCCGGCCAAGACGGCCCACTTCTGCTCCATGTGCGGGCCGAAGTTCTGCTCGATGAAGATCAGTCACAGCATCACCGAGCGGTTCGGCGGTGCGGCGGCAGAGGGGGCGTCCCAGAAGGAGATCGCCGAGGGGATGCTGCAGAAGTCGAAGGAGTTCGCGCAGAGCGGGAACCGGGTGTATCTGCCGCTGGCGGAGTGA
- a CDS encoding metallophosphoesterase family protein — protein sequence MVEGSMTQGAGQGPEVRTPTVRDFRVPAYVHEAGPYGQTTEAGEASRPAEEPEGYPEGYTPTQRDLPVINRGDTLQVVIDPEDAVAEQPSARPGPLFVVGDVHGYLDELLAALHEKGLVDDAGNWSAGTARLWFLGDFTDRGPDGIGVIDLVMRLSAEAAAAGGYCKALMGNHELLLLGAKRFGDTPVNSGAGTATFQAAWLLNGGQKTDMDRLQDHHLQWMARLDAMEEVDGHLLVHSDTTAYRDYGDSIEAVNDTVRETITRNDPDEVWDLFRKFTRRFSFRDEGGAEAVRSLLETYGGTRIVHGHSPIPYLLGEVGSEDGEDGTGPSVDGPYTYAGGLAVAMDGGVTMAGKLLVQELPLRT from the coding sequence GTGGTGGAGGGGTCGATGACGCAGGGGGCCGGTCAGGGACCCGAGGTGCGGACGCCGACGGTGCGCGATTTCCGTGTGCCCGCGTACGTCCACGAGGCCGGTCCGTACGGACAGACCACAGAAGCCGGTGAGGCCTCCAGGCCCGCCGAGGAACCCGAGGGCTACCCGGAGGGGTACACCCCGACCCAGCGCGACCTGCCGGTGATCAACCGGGGTGACACGCTGCAGGTCGTGATCGACCCGGAGGACGCGGTGGCGGAGCAGCCCTCCGCCCGGCCGGGCCCCCTCTTCGTCGTCGGAGACGTCCACGGCTATCTCGACGAGCTCCTAGCGGCGCTCCACGAGAAGGGGCTCGTCGACGACGCGGGCAACTGGTCGGCGGGCACCGCCCGGCTCTGGTTCCTCGGTGACTTCACCGACCGGGGCCCGGACGGCATCGGCGTCATCGACCTCGTGATGCGCCTGTCCGCCGAGGCGGCCGCCGCCGGCGGCTACTGCAAGGCCCTCATGGGCAACCACGAGCTGCTGCTGCTCGGCGCCAAGCGGTTCGGCGACACCCCCGTCAACTCCGGCGCGGGCACCGCCACCTTCCAGGCCGCCTGGCTTCTCAACGGCGGCCAGAAGACCGACATGGACCGCCTCCAGGATCACCACCTCCAGTGGATGGCCCGCCTGGACGCCATGGAGGAGGTCGACGGCCACCTCCTGGTGCACTCCGACACCACCGCCTACCGCGACTACGGCGACTCCATCGAGGCCGTCAACGACACCGTCCGCGAGACGATCACGCGCAACGACCCGGATGAGGTCTGGGACCTCTTCCGCAAGTTCACCCGGCGCTTCTCCTTCCGTGACGAGGGCGGCGCCGAGGCCGTGCGCTCGCTCCTGGAGACCTACGGCGGCACCCGCATCGTGCACGGACACAGTCCCATTCCGTACCTCCTGGGCGAGGTCGGCTCGGAGGACGGCGAGGACGGCACGGGCCCCTCGGTCGACGGACCGTACACCTATGCGGGCGGTCTGGCCGTCGCCATGGACGGTGGCGTGACCATGGCCGGAAAGCTGCTGGTCCAGGAACTCCCCTTGCGTACCTGA
- a CDS encoding phage holin family protein, with translation MMNFLVKTIANAGALAVAVWLLDKITLTGDSTGKEVGTLLLVALVFGLVNAVVKPLVKLLTLPLFILTLGLFTLVVNALMLMLTSWLADVVDLSFHVEGFWTAVLGGLIISIVSWALSLVLPDGD, from the coding sequence ATGATGAATTTCCTAGTCAAGACGATCGCCAACGCGGGCGCCCTGGCGGTCGCCGTCTGGCTGCTCGACAAGATCACGCTGACCGGTGACAGCACGGGCAAGGAGGTCGGCACCCTGCTGCTGGTCGCGCTCGTGTTCGGCCTGGTGAACGCCGTGGTCAAGCCGCTCGTGAAGCTGTTGACCCTCCCGCTGTTCATACTCACGCTCGGCCTGTTCACGCTGGTCGTGAACGCCCTGATGCTCATGCTCACCTCGTGGCTGGCCGACGTCGTCGACCTGAGCTTCCATGTGGAGGGCTTCTGGACCGCCGTCCTCGGCGGCCTGATCATCTCGATCGTCTCGTGGGCGCTCTCCCTCGTCCTGCCCGACGGGGACTGA
- a CDS encoding VWA domain-containing protein, whose product MTARALSKGANLPVDAPSVRVELTWPEGPGVPDVDASALLLTGVGRVRDDGDFVFYNQPRHASSAVAHRGKQSAGGVLTDTVEVDLQALEPAVERVLLCASADGGTFGQVPGLTLRLWDAGRRTEIARFPMEAATETAFIGGELYLRAGQWKFRAVGQGYASGLAGLASDFGITVDDAPSDPPVSSPPPAPPVPAAAPAVASPAPPAPATAPHVPAAAPVGPSLSKDEERLPVDMRKRLSLRKEQVAVSLRKHGAAGVTARVILVLDASGSMSFLYSKGVVADVVERMAAVAAQLDDDGEMQAWTFASNAARLPDLRIGELPAWLRLHVRVGQMSLFRRGKKPARGLQTGQIDMRTIGIQNEEQKAIAQVRTYVRENPAGAPTLVLFFSDGGVYRDALIERELRDAVEEPIFWQFVGLGRADYGVLERFDALPGRRVDNVGFFAVDDIGTVPDQELYDRLLSEFPTWVTDAGRAGII is encoded by the coding sequence ATGACAGCGAGAGCACTGAGCAAGGGTGCCAACCTTCCCGTCGACGCCCCTTCGGTACGCGTCGAACTGACGTGGCCCGAAGGGCCCGGCGTACCCGATGTCGATGCCTCGGCGTTGCTGCTCACCGGTGTGGGACGCGTTCGGGACGACGGTGACTTCGTCTTCTACAACCAGCCTCGGCACGCGTCGAGCGCTGTGGCACACCGGGGTAAACAGAGCGCCGGCGGTGTCCTGACCGACACGGTCGAGGTGGACCTGCAAGCGCTCGAACCCGCTGTCGAACGAGTTCTGCTGTGCGCCTCGGCCGACGGCGGAACGTTCGGACAGGTGCCCGGACTGACCTTGCGGCTGTGGGACGCCGGGAGACGGACCGAGATCGCACGGTTTCCCATGGAGGCGGCGACGGAGACCGCGTTCATCGGTGGCGAGCTGTATCTACGGGCGGGGCAGTGGAAGTTCCGCGCGGTCGGTCAGGGATACGCCTCCGGCCTCGCCGGGCTGGCCTCCGATTTCGGCATCACCGTCGACGACGCGCCCTCGGACCCGCCCGTGTCCTCGCCGCCTCCCGCGCCACCTGTCCCCGCCGCGGCACCAGCTGTTGCGTCCCCCGCGCCACCTGCCCCGGCCACGGCACCACACGTCCCGGCCGCGGCACCGGTGGGCCCGAGTCTCAGCAAGGACGAGGAACGGTTGCCCGTCGACATGCGCAAGCGACTGTCGCTGCGTAAGGAGCAAGTGGCCGTCAGCCTCAGGAAGCATGGTGCGGCGGGAGTCACCGCCCGCGTCATCCTGGTTCTGGACGCCTCCGGATCCATGTCGTTCCTCTACTCCAAGGGCGTCGTCGCCGATGTCGTCGAGCGCATGGCTGCGGTTGCCGCGCAGCTGGACGACGACGGTGAGATGCAGGCCTGGACCTTCGCTTCGAACGCGGCGCGGCTGCCTGACCTGCGCATCGGGGAACTCCCCGCATGGCTGCGACTGCATGTGCGCGTCGGACAGATGAGCCTCTTCCGACGTGGCAAGAAGCCGGCCAGAGGACTGCAGACAGGCCAGATCGACATGCGGACGATCGGCATCCAGAACGAGGAACAGAAGGCGATCGCCCAGGTACGCACCTACGTCCGGGAGAATCCCGCCGGTGCCCCCACCTTGGTGCTGTTCTTCTCCGACGGGGGTGTCTACCGGGACGCTTTGATCGAGCGCGAGCTGCGGGATGCTGTCGAGGAGCCGATCTTCTGGCAGTTCGTGGGGCTGGGACGGGCCGACTACGGAGTGCTGGAGCGCTTCGACGCGCTGCCCGGCCGTCGCGTCGACAATGTCGGATTCTTCGCCGTGGACGACATCGGTACCGTCCCCGACCAGGAGCTGTACGACCGGCTCCTGTCCGAATTCCCGACCTGGGTGACCGATGCCGGCCGGGCGGGCATCATCTGA
- a CDS encoding cystathionine gamma-lyase: MSTQNPAVEPGDGTRAVRAGLPEPVKHEPTLPGPVFAAHYHLPGEPTGPYAYGRDQNPTWTLLERAIGELEAPGQDDAETLTFASGMAAISAVLFSQLRSGDVLVLPDDGYNVLPLAGEQLRSYGIEVRSAPTGGDAQLDVLDGARLLWIETPSNPGLDVCDVRRLTEAAHARGCLVAVDNTLATPLGQRPLELGADFAVASGTKQLTGHGDVLLGYVVGRDAALMASVRRWRKIVGAIPGPMEAWLAHRSLATLQLRADRQSANALAVAEALKGRPEVTGLRYPGLPDDPAHKIASRQMRRYGCVVSFTLPTRARADRFLDALSLVDDATSFGGVRSTAERRGRWGGDAVPEGFIRFSAGAEDTADLVADVLRALSVATG, translated from the coding sequence ATGAGCACGCAGAACCCCGCCGTGGAACCCGGGGACGGCACCCGCGCGGTACGGGCCGGGCTGCCCGAGCCCGTCAAGCACGAGCCGACCCTCCCCGGGCCGGTCTTCGCCGCCCACTACCACCTGCCGGGCGAGCCCACCGGCCCGTACGCCTACGGGCGCGACCAGAATCCCACCTGGACCCTCCTGGAACGCGCCATCGGCGAACTGGAGGCACCGGGACAGGACGACGCCGAGACGCTCACGTTCGCCTCCGGCATGGCCGCCATCTCGGCCGTCCTCTTCTCCCAGCTGCGTTCCGGTGACGTCCTGGTCCTGCCGGACGACGGTTACAACGTGCTGCCGCTGGCAGGTGAGCAGCTGCGGTCGTACGGCATCGAGGTGCGCAGCGCGCCGACGGGCGGCGACGCCCAGCTCGACGTCCTCGACGGCGCCAGGCTGCTGTGGATCGAGACCCCGTCGAACCCGGGGCTGGACGTGTGCGACGTGCGGCGGCTCACCGAGGCGGCGCACGCGCGTGGCTGTCTCGTGGCCGTCGACAACACCCTGGCTACCCCGCTCGGGCAGCGGCCCCTCGAACTGGGCGCCGACTTCGCTGTGGCCAGCGGTACCAAGCAGCTGACCGGACACGGGGACGTCCTTCTCGGGTACGTCGTCGGGCGGGACGCCGCACTGATGGCCTCGGTGCGGCGCTGGCGCAAGATCGTCGGCGCGATCCCGGGCCCGATGGAGGCCTGGCTGGCGCATCGCTCGCTCGCCACGCTCCAGCTGCGCGCCGACCGGCAGAGCGCCAACGCCCTCGCCGTGGCCGAGGCCCTCAAGGGGCGGCCCGAGGTGACCGGGTTGCGTTACCCGGGGCTGCCCGACGACCCCGCGCACAAGATCGCCTCGCGGCAGATGAGGCGCTACGGGTGCGTGGTGTCGTTCACCTTGCCCACGCGCGCGCGTGCCGACCGTTTTCTCGACGCGCTTAGTCTGGTGGACGACGCCACGAGTTTCGGAGGAGTCCGTTCCACCGCGGAGCGGCGCGGCCGTTGGGGCGGCGACGCTGTGCCGGAGGGTTTCATCCGCTTCTCGGCCGGTGCGGAGGACACGGCCGATCTCGTGGCGGACGTGCTGCGTGCGCTGTCGGTTGCGACCGGCTAG
- a CDS encoding low molecular weight protein-tyrosine-phosphatase, which translates to MTYRVCFVCTGNICRSPMAESVFRARLEEAALENLVEADSAGTGGWHEGDGADPRTVSVLKANGYSGVHTARQFQVSWFSRLDLVIALDESHLKALRRLAPTAADADKIRLLRSYDPAADGDDLDVPDPYYGGLDGFEECLELVEAASPGLLAAVREKVEGRAA; encoded by the coding sequence ATGACCTATCGAGTCTGCTTCGTCTGTACCGGCAACATCTGCCGCTCCCCGATGGCCGAGTCCGTCTTCCGTGCCCGGCTGGAGGAGGCCGCGCTGGAGAACCTGGTCGAGGCCGACAGCGCGGGCACCGGCGGTTGGCACGAGGGCGACGGCGCCGATCCGCGCACCGTCTCCGTCCTGAAGGCGAACGGATACTCCGGCGTCCACACCGCCCGCCAGTTCCAGGTCTCCTGGTTCTCCCGCCTCGACCTCGTCATCGCCCTCGACGAGAGCCACCTCAAGGCACTGCGCCGCCTCGCGCCGACCGCGGCGGACGCGGACAAGATCCGGCTGCTGCGTTCCTACGACCCCGCCGCCGACGGAGATGATCTCGACGTCCCGGACCCCTACTACGGAGGCCTGGACGGTTTCGAGGAGTGCCTCGAACTGGTGGAGGCGGCGAGCCCCGGCCTGCTGGCCGCCGTACGCGAGAAGGTGGAGGGACGGGCCGCATGA
- a CDS encoding YibE/F family protein encodes MTTTQQPPPPPPEPPHGHGPGNGHGHGSDGGHGYGSGGGHSSGGGHGPGDGHGHGPSSGGGGGHGHSHSHGPAAPVSQHLRKVIAAVLIPFATAVVVGLVVLWPGGAPSHERTGVGFDRQTQQATVTRVEEVDCSSVNASGDTPTGDTSTAEGSSAQQQANGTCKKATVRVDTGDDKGRTFTEIVQPDQSRQLEQGQEVVVAYEPAAPKDLQYSVTDVNRKLPMALLAGIFALAVVVVGRMRGVMALVALAISFMVLTLFILPAILQGSNPLVVAVIGASAIMLIALYMCHGLSARTSVAVIGTLISLLLIGLLGSGFIGWAYLTGNTDDNTGLIHGLYPTIDMSGLLLAGVIIGSLGVLDDVTVTQTSAVWELHEANPAMGWRGLYRAGIRIGRDHIASVVNTLVLAYAGAALPLLLLFSIAQSSVGTVANSELVAEEIVRTLVGSIGLVASVPVTTMLAALVVSADRPGAPEAAAVPAPARGGRGRRRKR; translated from the coding sequence GTGACCACGACGCAGCAGCCCCCGCCTCCGCCCCCCGAGCCGCCCCACGGCCATGGCCCCGGAAACGGTCATGGGCATGGATCCGACGGCGGCCACGGCTACGGCTCCGGGGGCGGCCACAGCTCCGGCGGCGGCCACGGTCCCGGTGACGGACATGGCCACGGCCCGTCCTCCGGCGGCGGCGGCGGCCACGGACACTCCCACAGCCACGGTCCCGCCGCTCCCGTCTCGCAGCATCTGCGCAAGGTCATCGCGGCGGTGCTGATCCCCTTCGCGACCGCGGTCGTCGTGGGCCTCGTCGTGCTCTGGCCGGGCGGCGCCCCCTCGCACGAGCGCACCGGCGTGGGCTTCGACCGGCAGACACAGCAGGCCACCGTCACCAGGGTCGAGGAGGTCGACTGCTCGTCGGTGAACGCCTCGGGCGACACCCCGACCGGTGACACCTCCACCGCCGAGGGATCGTCCGCCCAGCAGCAGGCCAACGGCACCTGCAAGAAGGCCACAGTCCGCGTCGACACGGGCGACGACAAGGGCCGTACGTTCACGGAGATCGTTCAGCCGGACCAGTCACGGCAGTTGGAGCAGGGCCAGGAGGTCGTGGTCGCGTACGAGCCCGCCGCGCCCAAGGACCTGCAGTACTCGGTCACCGATGTGAACCGGAAGCTCCCGATGGCCCTGCTCGCCGGGATCTTCGCACTCGCCGTCGTGGTGGTGGGCCGGATGCGCGGGGTCATGGCCCTGGTGGCGCTGGCCATCAGCTTCATGGTGCTGACCCTCTTCATTCTGCCGGCCATCCTGCAGGGCTCGAACCCGCTGGTCGTGGCGGTCATCGGCGCCAGCGCCATCATGCTGATCGCCCTCTACATGTGCCACGGGCTCTCGGCCCGGACATCCGTGGCGGTGATCGGCACCCTGATCTCACTGCTGCTGATCGGCCTGCTGGGTTCGGGTTTCATCGGCTGGGCCTATCTGACCGGCAACACCGACGACAACACGGGGCTGATCCACGGGCTGTACCCGACGATCGACATGAGCGGTCTGCTGCTCGCGGGGGTCATCATCGGCTCGCTCGGTGTGCTCGACGACGTGACGGTGACCCAGACGTCGGCGGTCTGGGAACTGCACGAGGCCAATCCGGCAATGGGCTGGCGAGGGTTGTACCGGGCGGGCATCCGCATCGGCAGGGACCACATCGCGTCGGTCGTCAACACCCTCGTCCTCGCCTACGCCGGTGCCGCGCTGCCCCTGCTGCTGCTCTTCTCGATCGCGCAGAGCAGTGTCGGCACGGTCGCCAACAGCGAACTCGTCGCCGAGGAGATCGTGCGCACGCTGGTCGGGTCGATCGGCCTGGTGGCCTCGGTACCGGTGACCACCATGCTGGCCGCCCTGGTCGTCTCGGCCGACCGCCCGGGTGCCCCCGAAGCGGCCGCCGTGCCCGCGCCGGCGCGCGGGGGACGAGGCCGCCGCCGCAAGCGCTGA
- a CDS encoding DUF5326 family protein, giving the protein MREIFAGMPWWVKWVAVPVIALLVFGGLIVSVVQVVVGLLFKVLVFVALVGGLVYVVKKFTAGSSSRGDW; this is encoded by the coding sequence ATGCGGGAGATCTTCGCGGGGATGCCGTGGTGGGTGAAGTGGGTCGCGGTGCCGGTCATCGCCCTGTTGGTGTTCGGAGGGCTGATAGTCAGCGTCGTCCAGGTAGTGGTGGGCCTGCTCTTCAAGGTGCTGGTCTTCGTGGCGCTGGTCGGTGGACTGGTCTACGTCGTCAAGAAGTTCACGGCGGGATCCTCCTCGCGCGGCGACTGGTGA
- a CDS encoding cupin domain-containing protein: protein MKAFRLDELEAERAANDGAYLQFLRERNMSVGLYALDAGELDPQKPHGQDEVYLVVSGRASITVGLETTQVARGSVVYVPAGVAHKFHHITEDLRVVVVFSPPEG from the coding sequence ATGAAGGCATTCCGGTTGGACGAGCTGGAGGCGGAGCGCGCCGCCAATGACGGTGCCTATCTGCAGTTCCTGCGCGAACGGAACATGTCGGTCGGCCTATACGCGCTCGATGCCGGCGAGCTCGATCCGCAGAAGCCGCACGGTCAGGACGAGGTGTATCTCGTGGTGAGCGGCCGGGCATCGATCACGGTCGGCTTGGAGACCACCCAGGTCGCGCGCGGCAGTGTCGTGTACGTGCCTGCCGGGGTCGCCCACAAGTTCCACCACATCACCGAGGACTTGAGGGTCGTGGTGGTGTTCTCTCCGCCGGAGGGCTGA